One part of the Oncorhynchus clarkii lewisi isolate Uvic-CL-2024 chromosome 7, UVic_Ocla_1.0, whole genome shotgun sequence genome encodes these proteins:
- the LOC139414223 gene encoding nerve growth factor-like: MRSSMLVLLLMVSAQAVATMGEDFCPPVSAQQQGPAPKRTPNSAPTVDPKLFTKRRYRSPRVLFSAQPPDTEPMGRQGSGASRARRRVGQPKHRGVYSVCESISVWVGNKTKATDISGNEVEVLPDVNINSVKKKQYFFETTCRGARGGSTGCLGIDGRHWNSYCTNSHTFVRALTSFKNLVAWRLIRINVACVCVLSRKSWRQ; this comes from the coding sequence ATGAGGTCGTCCATGCTGGTCCTGCTCCTCATGGTCAGTGCCCAGGCAGTGGCCACCATGGGAGAGGACTTCTGCCCCCCGGTCTCCGCTCAGCAGCAAGGCCCTGCCCCCAAAAGGACCCCTAACTCTGCCCCCACCGTGGATCCCAAACTGTTCACCAAGCGACGCTACCGCTCGCCCCGCGTTCTCTTCAGTGCCCAGCCGCCCGACACTGAGCCCATGGGACGCCAGGGGTCCGGGGCCAGCAGGGCAAGGCGCAGGGTTGGTCAGCCGAAGCACCGGGGGGTGTATTCTGTGTGTGAGAGCATCAGCGTCTGGGTAGGCAACAAGACCAAGGCCACGGATATATCTGGCAACGAGGTGGAGGTGCTCCCGGACGTGAACATTAACAGCGTGAAGAAGAAGCAGTACTTTTTTGAGACCACGTGCCGTGGCGCACGGGGAGGCAGCACTGGCTGCCTGGGCATCGATGGGCGACACTGGAACTCCTACTGCACCAACTCGCACACTTTTGTGCGGGCGCTGACTTCCTTCAAAAACCTGGTGGCCTGGAGACTGATCCGCATCAACGTggcctgtgtctgtgtgcttagccGAAAGTCCTGGCGACAGTGA